The stretch of DNA ctgcaccggctcagcgtaccgcggCGTCGAACGAcgtcggtacacctgcaccggctgagcgtgccgcgcaggtgcaggggaaggcaccggggccacgcgtggcgcagcaggagacaccggggccgcgcgtggcgcagcaggagacactGGGTcagcgcgcggcacgaccggaggtccaagggccgtgcgtggcgcgactgcgggcaccggggccgcacgtggcgcagcagggatcaccggaagcggcgccggtgtcctggaaaaacctgcagggaaaggacggacaggaaaaggtggctgaaccgccgggtcagtcggaaacaaagactccagctcggggtcaggagaaggtgtggaggaggtggagtaggggaaatccgactcgtcaaagacgacgtgtcgggagatcaggacgcggcgagaggtgaggtcaaagcaccggtaccccttgtggtcaggggagtaaccaagaaacacacaacgagtcgagcggggcgccagcttgtgaggagcagtggcggaggtgttagggtaacacgcacacctaaagacccgaaggtggtcgtagcgaggaggggtaccgaaaagagcgtggtgtggagtgggagcaggagaagcagtggacggaagatggttgagcaagtaggtggcggtgtagaggctctcagcccagaagcgcggggcagagaggcctggatcacatgggcctctagacattggctcacatatacaccaacactctTAGTTCAGTTTGTTGAGCTTGTGTTACAGGTAGCAAAACTTATACAAAAGAATGCCAATTTAAAACGAACCAACTGAATAAACAACTGAATAAACAAGATAACACGATGCTAGCTATCTGTATGAGCAGTACCCAGCACCATCAAGGCCAAAAACCCCAATCAAGTCcaataaaaattataaattataattgttttttttctgtttctgGATCAAGTAGTTCTGCATTGCATTTACTGTTTTACCTGGCTCCCATATAATTCAACAGCATAGTTCGATGCAAACAAGATCAGGGGCGAGAGTTAGACCTAATAGGTATTCCATTCCCTGGAGAGTTAGACCTAATAGTTTCACTCTGTGCAAGACAAAGCTAAAGAATATTGCAAAATTTTAACTCCCAAGACATCTGAGGTAAAAAAACTGCAGCATCGAAATACTTCCATAAAATTTTGATTAGAATTATTTCTTAGTCACTAGAAATCTTTATGCTAATATCTAGGGCCTGTCAGGCACGAATACTAGCTAGAACTGCATTAATACAATACCAAGCAAAGAATTGGTGGAAGTTCAGTTCTTATTTTGTCTGGCAATATCTAACACAGCCATCAGCTACTGCTAGATTGTCTTAAAAGAAATTTAAGGGGCTGCAATAAGTTTAATCCCACCACATTACTACTAGTACTATATTCTAATCCAAGTTAATGTTTTCATGTACCATTTTGGTTAGTGTTAAGAGCATGATGATGGTGTCGCTCTGGATTCTCATCAAAACTAACCAAAGGTCAAGAGTCATGGTTTACTTGAATAGTGGTACTGGGAAACTAGATTTCAGTATGGCAACAGCGTTAAAGCATATGCCTGCATACTCATAAGCCAAATGTACCTGGCCAGCCTCCCGGTCTACTTCTGCCACCATTACTGCTCCGATCCCCAAGACCCCAAGTGTGGTTGCAATATGGGTGCATGGTGCTACTAGTATCAGTATGTGAGTATGTAAACGAGGTGAATGGCCAGCGCAAGCACACGCATCAAGCTTGAGATAAACTAATCTGATGCGTCAAGTGAAATCCAGATGTACATGTAATTACCTATACGAGCAGGCGCCGCCGTCCGGGCGGTGGAGAAGCACCTGCAGACGTTCCACCACTgggagaggaagaagctgcCGTCGTTCCTCGACTGGTTCGGCTGGTGCACCTGGGACGCCTTCTACACCGACGTCACCGCCGACGGCGTCAAGCGCGGCTCCAGAGGTATGCCGGCATGTTCTGTTCACCGGCGAGATTAATTCCTCCTCCACCTGCTCTGCTCGATCTTGTCCTCCTAATGAATCGATGAATCCTCCTGCAGCCTGGCCgagggcggcgcgccgccgcggttcCTCATGATTGACGACGGCTGGCAGCAGATCGCCGCGGTTCCTCAAACTTCAAGTCGACGGTGGTGCCGAAGCTAGGTCCATCCACCTGCGGCTCCTGCGATGGGGGTGTACAGAGGCCTACAACACCTCCCCCGTAGATCTTGGAAGAGGAAGGGAGCGAGCCgttgaggaagaggaaggagtgATGTAGAGGAGATGGAGATGTGAGGTGGAAGAGGAGTACCTCGATTTGTGGACGTCGGAGGAGGggaggtgcggcggtggcgatggagacggcggcggtgtCGTGCCTTCAGCTTTCTCGCGGGATCTCGATCTGTTTTCTCCACCCAGTCACCCACCCCGTCCCAACTCGCAAGTGCAGCCCACCCCGCCCTAATCCATTGGCCTCTAAACCCGTTACTACCCACACAAACGGATCCCTATTTAAAAACCCGCCCTAAAATCCCCATCTGACCCGCCCCACTAGCAGGACTATTCATAAGCGCGCTGAATGCCCAAAGTaaaactgctgctggttggaccCAAGCGTTGATTTTGTTTGCTAGCATTGCCATGCCAGCCCACAGATTGGCTTAGTGCTAATGATAAGACGCTTCATAAAGAGAGGTCTCGATTGAGTGAGGTGAGCCAGCTTGGAAATTGGCATCCGAAAAGGACACGAGCCAGAGGAGGCGCACGTGGGATCGCACCAGTGATCACTGAGCACACCCGGAACCCAAAATATCAGAGGAGAGGGGGCCTCTCCTTCCTGGTCGCCACGACAGGATAAACATCCCCCAAAGCAGACCGCGACCAGGCACCAAACAACCGCAGCGAGGCAAACCAAACcgctcctcactctcctctagctccccagcagcagcaggagctcgcaagcaagcaaggcaagGCAGCGCACGGCGGCCATGAGCGTGGTGATCCTGGACGGCTCGACGGTGCGCGCCTTCGTGGCGGACGAGGCGGCGTTCGCGCGCAGCGTGGACGCGCGCTTCGCGGCGCTGGACGCCAACGGCGACGGCGTGCTGTCGCGCACCGAGCTCCGGCGCGCGCTCGAGTCGTTCCgcctcctcgacggcggcggcttcgggtccgccgcgccggcgccgctccccgCCGAGGTCGCCGCGCTCTACGACGCCGTCTTTGAGCAGTTCGACGCCGA from Panicum virgatum strain AP13 chromosome 9K, P.virgatum_v5, whole genome shotgun sequence encodes:
- the LOC120652078 gene encoding uncharacterized protein LOC120652078 → MSVVILDGSTVRAFVADEAAFARSVDARFAALDANGDGVLSRTELRRALESFRLLDGGGFGSAAPAPLPAEVAALYDAVFEQFDADHSGAVDRAEFRDEMRRIMLAVAEGLGSQPLQVAVDDEGGSFLLEAAEHEAAAIAAKVDAERKAEADAANK